From Bacteroides uniformis:
CAATGAGTTGAGTGCCCGTGGAGAGAGCATTAAAGACCTGGAGGCGGCAGTGAAAGCATTGCTGTAACATGTTATAAATAAGAAGTTTTCGTTTAAATATGTTACAAAGCAGCCTTTTATGCTTGACACGCATTGTATAAAAGGCTATCTTTGCAAAGGAAAATCGGAAAGAGGGTTCCAGCATGCTGACCATGTTGGAATTCTTTTTTGTTTATAGTACCATTAAAAACTAACATAACATTTAAGGAGGAAAAAGTATGGCTTATATGTCAGAAGACGGCTACAAGAAATTGATGGCCGAATTGAAACACCTGGAGACGGTGGAACGTCCCAAAATATCGGCTGCCATTGCCGAAGCGCGTGACAAAGGTGATTTGTCGGAAAATGCAGAGTATGACGCTGCCAAGGAAGCTCAAGGTATGCTTGAGATGAAAATTAACAACTTGAAGCTGACCATTGCCGACGCTAAGATTATTGATGAGTCGAAGTTGAAAACCGATTCTGTACAGATTCTCAATAAGGTAGAGCTTAAGAACGTGAAGAATGGCATGAAGATGGTTTATACTATCGTTTCCGAAAGTGAAGCCAATCTGAAGGAAGGAAAGATTTCCGTCAATACTCCGATTGCACAAGGTCTGCTTGGCAAGAAAGTAGGTGACATCGCAGAAATTAAAGTTCCGCAGGGCATGATTAACCTGGAAGTAGTGAACATATCCTTTTAAAGGAAGGCAGGTCCGCATACGGGCTTGCCTTATTTTATAATTTATAGCTATGGCAACAATATTCAGTAGAATTATCGCAGGTGAAATACCTTGCTACAAGGTGGCGGAGGATGACAGATTCTTTGCGTTCCTTGACATCAATCCGTTGGTAAAAGGTCATACATTGGTCATTCCCAAGCAGGAAGTGGATTATATCTTCGATTTGAACGATGAGGATTTGGCGGCGATGCATGTTTTCGCCAAGAGAGTGGCACTTGCCATCGGCAAGGCCTTTCCGTGTAGAAAGGTAGGAGAAGCGGTATTGGGGCTGGAAGTGCCTCATGCGCACATACATTTGATTCCTATGCAGAACGAAAAAGATATGCTTTTCTCCAATCCCAAACTGAAACTGACGGACGAAGAATTCAAGGCTGTGGCAGAAGCTATCCGTGCAGTGCTTTAATCGGTTTATTTTCCTCCCCTAAATAAACGGAAGCGGGAGTTGGACTTCATCCAGCTCCCGCTATTTTTTTGCCTTCGGCACCTATCCTTTAATTTTTAATTTAAATGTATTCCTCTCCCAGTTTTATCTGGGCATCATTCACATATTTGCGGATGGTATGTTCTTCATCTTTCTTGCAAATCAGTAATACATTGTCCGACTCGGCTATGAGATAACCTTCCAAACCGTCGATAACTGCAAGTTTGTTGTCGGGCAGCACCACGATATTGTCTTTGCTATTATAGATGAGGGATTTACATTTTAAGGCTACATTGCCTGCTTCATCTTTGGGAGACAAATCATACAAAGACCCCCAGGTTCCTAAATCAGACCAGCCGAAATCGCCTAATGACACATATACATTGTCTGCCTTTTCCATGATGCCGAAGTCTATGGAGACATTGGGGCAAGCAGGGAAGTTCTCATCAATGAATTGTTTCTCTTGGACTGTTCCATACACATCTTTGCCGGGGGCCAGTTTGGAAGTCAGCTCGGGCAGCAGGGCTTCGTTTGCCTTGATGATGGTATTTACGTTCCACATGAACAGACCAGAGTTCCAATAGAATTCTCCACTTTCCACGAATACTTTTGCCAGTTCCAGTTCGGGCTTTTCAGTGAAGGTTTTTACCTTGTAGAAATTATCACCGGCGGCTTCGGCTATTTGTATATAGCCATATCCGGTTTCCGGACGGTTGGGCTTGATGCCGAGTGTCAGCAGATTGTCCGATTGGGAAACGAAGTCCAGCCCTTTTTCGATAGCTGCCAGAAATTCGCCTTCCTTCAGGATTAAGTGGTCCGAAGGAGCTACCACTATATTGGCGTTCGGATTCAAGGCGCGGATATGATAGGAAGCCCACGCAATGCAGGGGGCTGTATTCCTGCGTGTCGGCTCCAGTAGAATCTGTTCGGGTTTAAGTTCGGGAAGCTGTTCTTTTACAAGGTCGGCATACAAGTCATTTGTTACGATAAGTATATTTTCCATGGGGATTACCTGCTTGAAGCGGTCGAAGGTTTGCTGCAGCAAGGAACGTCCTGTACCGAAGAAATCCAGAAACTGTTTTGGAAGTGTCTTGCGGCTGAATGGCCAGAAACGGCTGCCGATTCCTCCGCCCATAATTACACAGAAATTATCCTTATTGGTTACCATGCTATTGATTTTAAAAGTTTCTGCTAATGTACTGCATATTTTACAAACAAGGAATGATTCAAGCAGGTTTTATCGTTTTTTTCGCCTTTTTTTAGGAAAAGTATTGCAGGTTTAGAAAAAAGCTGTATCTTTGCACCGCATTTGAGAAGTCAAACATGCCCAGATGGCGGAATCGGTAGACGCGCTGGTCTCAAACACCAGTGGATTCACTTCCATCCCGGTTCGACCCCGGGTCTGGGTACAAGAAAGAAAGCTAAGTATTTGATAGTTCAATACTTAGCTTTTTCTTTTGCTTGAATTTTCCCCACATTTTCCCCACACGTGCAAAAAATATAGCAGTAAGTCATTATTTCTTTTGGTTGAACGTAGTAAATAAGTTACCTTTGAAAAGAAATAAAGCCTATTAAATAAAAGTAATGGAACAAGGTGTTTGGCAAGAAATAGAACTGTTGTACCAGAAGTTTCAAAAACTTGGTATCAGTGAAGCGGTGGACTATGACAAGTACTACCTTTATTCTCTCATTACCCATTCCACAGCCATAGAAGGCTCAACGTTGACCGAACTTGATACGCAGCTTCTCTTTGACGAGGGAGTAACAGCGAAAGGGAAACCGCTTGTACATCATCTGATGAATGAAGATTTGAAGCAAGCGTATGAACTTGCCAAAACTGAATCAGGCAGTCTTGTACCTATAACTCCTGCTTTTCTGAAAAGGTTGAATGCAATGTTGATGCGTACTACTGGCAGCGTTCACAGTGTGTTGGGCGGCTCTTTTGATTCTTCTAAAGGAGAGTTCCGTCTATGTGGTGTTACGGCTGGTGTTGGTGGACATTCTTATATGAACTATTTGAAAGTTCCTGCTAAGGTGGATGAACTTTGTGCGATTCTTCAAGAGAAGCAAAAAAAAATGGGAACACTTCGAGAACAATACGAATTGAGCTTTAATGCCCACCTTAATTTAGTAACTATTCATCCGTGGGTGGATGGCAACGGAAGAACGGCTCGATTACTGATGAACTACATCCAATTTTGTTATCACCTTTTTCCGACCAAAATATTTAAAGAAGATAGAGAAGAATATATTCTTTCCCTGCGCCAATGTCAGAATGAAGAAACTAATCAGCCGTTTTTGGACTTTATGGCAAGGCAGTTGAAGAAATCACTTTCTATAGAAATTGAACGATTCAATGTATCACGAAAGAAAGGGTTTAGTTTTATGTTCTGATACTATATAAAACAAGGATTGCTATTTATGAGTTTATGGTAAACTTGCATGTGGGAAAGTTTGAACATCCATAGAAAGTGCCGTACTTGCCTTTCCTCAAAATGAGATGTCCTCCGCATTGAGGACAAACACCTTGATTTATTAGGCGTGAACTTCTGTATTGCCGAGCCTTTGCGTTATGCTTATGCTGTTTTAGTTTCTCTTTATCAGCGATTATGCGATTCTGGTTAATTGTCTGTATTATCCAATTTATGGTCTCCTGATTAAGAACAGCAGTTCTGTATTGTAATATAGCACGTTTTAGATTATATCTGTTTACAACTATGTTATTGTCAGCATGCACTTTTAATTCCGCACTGTTATTGAAAACGACAATTGGAATAAAAAGTATATCCGTTGAACATTTGAGCAAATGATGCAAAAATCTTACATGTCCAGCGTTTTGTTTTATCGGATTGTAAAATTGATGTTTACTTTTATAGATGGTTTGCGTCCAGTATTCACCGTTCTCTCTGCCCAAAATCCAACCTTTATATCCCTTTGTTTCAATTACAAAGACACCATAAGGTGAAACTACAATATGGTCAATTTGTGTTGAATATCCGTTACTTTCGAATAGTAAATCATTAAAAACAACATACTCTTCTGGTAACTCTTGAATCTTGTTATTCACAAGTTTTTCAGAATACTTGCCTTTCCACATTGGCATCTTCAATTTAATAAAGATTACCACTGCAAAAAAGATAACGGTGATGGCAATATGCATATTACTGATTTAATAGATTCTTTTTATCCATCTTTTACTTGATTCAAATCCCCATTGAACATGCCATCTTCTTCCTGTTACTTTATCTAACAAAAGAAATTGATATATATTTTTTGTTGGATATAATTCAAATGTTCCACAGCCTGTACCAAGAGATAGGTCTTCGTTATTAAGGGTTGCAGAACCTTCTTTATCATCATCCAAAGACCATTGTACAATTTCTATTTTCCCTGTCATTGTATCTAATTGCAGAAAATTATATATATTTTCTGTTGGATATAGCTTGTATCTATCAAGTCCATGCATACGAAAATCTATATCTTCTACAATAGCATGTATTTTAATCAAAGTAGAATCATTAACTGTTTTGGTATGTGAAATGGAACTTTCATTTTGTGCAAAAACACATAATGGAATTAAAAATAAATAAAAAATAATCGTAAGTTTCTTCATAGGTAAATCATTTAAGTGATTAAAATTAAGGGTAATAGTATAGCTATTACTGTATTTATTTCTTCCTATTTACATCCCATTTGAAAGTATAAATATAATCTCCGATGGGAATGTTTACAATCAAAATCTTACCTTTTTTCCTTTTAATATTCATATAGCCAATAATAGCTTCATCGGGATAAATAGTTGTGGTTTTTAAATATCCTTGTTCACGTATAGTTCGGTCATTATCCATCATTTGTCCTAATGTAAGCATTTGATTGGTAGATGCGACATTTGCTTGGTATGCTGCATTAGCGTCATAATGATTGGTTATGGTAGTGTAAGCATAACCATTAGAAGAATAAGACGTAGAATAGGATGTTGAATATCCTGCTGTTCCTGCATTAATGCCGGCAGAGATTCCATATAATGCCATAGCCCATGCTTGTGAGCGTTTTATTTTTTTTTGATATTCTTCATTTGTATATACTTCAAGTTTTAAAGTATCATCTTTTTTTGTTAGTAGATTAGAGTGTACGCTATCAGGTTGGAATACAATTGGGGTTTCACTTAAATTCTTGATAAAAATATCCAAGTGATAGTATTTTCCATAATCATCTTTTTCCTCAAAGCATGAAAGACCTACAACAAAATCATTTTTGTTTAAATAAGCCCAAAATTTTCCATCATTATATTCTGTCAGGATAGAATCGTTTTGGGGGTATATGAATGTTTGGGCTTTACATATGGTTGAAAGCAATAAAAATATTACCACGCATATATTCTGTTTCATATCAACTAACTGTTTTAATTATACACCTCCAGCTGCCACAAGGACTTTATAATATCACGAAGCGTGGAACTGTAATGCCACGTCTTTGAATGAAGGTCCTGAGAAAACCTTTGTGTACAGATGTAACAATAGCAGCCCACGCTATAGCGTGAGAACCACTATGCTATTCTTGTACACGTTTGAAAGTTTCTCAGGTTTTCATTCGCAAGAAATAAGCATAACGCTTCTTCTAAATTCTAATATGTCTTGGATAGAGTAGCCTCAATCCGCTTACAAAGATATTTAATTTTATTGAGATACAATCAAATACTATCATAATTACATTCTGAATCCTCTACTTTTTCTTGGTTCTTCTGCTAATTGTCGCAAACCTTGCCTTAATTTTTCCCATTGCTCCTTAAACCATTCGCCTATCGGCTGTCTGTTTATGGTCAGTATCAGTTTGCTATCATCGGTTGGATTCTTTTCCACCTTGAAAATATCATTCTTGATGTCAAACTTACGTTTGTGTTCTTCGGAATAAATCCTACCATTGCATCTGATAGCTTCCTTTTTTGTCAAAAGACTGTTTATCATATCTTTGGTAAATCCGATGGCATAGCAGAGCTTTTCCATTCTCAACATTTCTTTGAGCAATGGGAACCAGTTGAACGCTTTTTCAAGAATGGCGTTCAATCGTGAAATTTCCTTGTCTTTGGCTTCAAGTTCTTGATTATGTATTCCTTGCAGGTTACGAATCTGCTTACTATGCTGTTCCTGCATTTGTTGCATCTTGGCTTTTAATTCATCAATGCCCTTGTCACGTTTGGCAATTTCATGACGTAAATTCTCGTTAGATTGTTCTAAATCTTTCAACTTTCCACTTCCGAAAAGAGAACCTACACCACTGGTTATGGCAGTGGCTACATCGGTAGCTGCACTTTTGAGTTTGTCCGTGCGTATCTCTGCTTTTACTTGTTTGAGTTCTTGCTCGGCAAGGCTTACCTGTTGCTCCTTGTGTCGTTTGGTTTCCTCTATACGTTGCAGTTCGGCTTTCTGTTTTTTTATGATGAAATCGTTTCGCTCCAAGTGCTCCTTACCAGTGACAGCTTTTGCCTGCCCACGTTCCATCAGAAGTATATTGGAAGCCAAGGTCTGCATGGCTGCCATATCCTCGTCATTGAGCTTTCTGCTCTTTCCGGTTTCGTGGTTCATCCAGTCGAAAACGATATGGGCATGATAGTTCGGCTTGAACCATCTGTTCCCGACCTTGAAGCTTTCCCTGTCTTCCGCTTCCGGTTGACCGTTCAGCCAATGCCCTTCATCCTTGTGCAGGAAGATTTGCAACGGTGTGATGCCCCAGCGTCTTTGACACTCTTCACCGAATTTGCGTACATCAGCCAGTGTGGTATCCGGTCTGATGAGCAATACTCCTTCACGAATGGGTGAACATCCCGCCACCTTGATAATTTTTCCATTCTTTCCCTTGCGTTCCCTTTCCTTTTCCTGCATGGCACGTCCGGTCTTTTCCTTGACCATTTGCTTGATATTGTCATAATGAGTTCGCAGTTCGGGAGTGCCGAAGTCGGGATTTATCCACTGTTCGTTGTTGGTGGAGAGTTCGGGAACGACATAGATTCTGGACTCCCCGATGTTACGCATATATTCGGCAGTCCTTCGGTTGTGTACCTCGCTCGATGCGATGTTGCAAGGCTTGATGTGTATGCTTGATTTTGTTGCCATAGCTTCTTTTCTTTGTTTACAATTGATTTACTTTGCTCGCTTTCGCAGAGGGGTTCTTAGGGGTAACCCATAAGCGGAGATTGCAAAGAGAGGGTCACTCTTTGCTCGGGGTTCTCAGGGGTGAAACGCCCTGAGTGGGTTATTAGGGCAAAGTCCTAATCCCCTCGGGAGAGCCCACAACTACGAAAGCGGAGCGTGTAGTTATAGTGGGCTATAACCGAAAGCCGTTTTTCTTTTTCGGTGACTGGCTGCTCATCCCTTTGACGGATTGGACTTGCCTTTTTCTTTCAACCTGTTTCTGTAAGTATTCGTTCAAGTCCTTGCATCCGCTGTAAATCTGTGAAGCGTCACGGATGTATCGGTCTCTGCTGTATTCCTTGCGGATTTGTTGGAGAGCTTCTATGCCTGCATGGTCGTTGTCAAAAAAGCAGTGGATGCGTTCGTAATTGCCCAACGGATAGAGAGCCTTGTTTACATTCGATACGGAGTTTAATACGATGTAGTCCTGTCCGTCCAACTCCGGATAATTCGGGCAGCTCTCCTGTCTCAATGTCAGAAAGGAAAGGTAGTCCATGAAACCCTCGAACACATAACAAGTGTTCCTCGCTTTCCCCGATTGTCTGATGTGGGAGATTTCCTTTGGGGCGATGCAGCCCTTGAAATAGCGGTTGCGAACCTCAAACCCACCAGAACCATTGGGAAAGGCGATGGCAAAGTATCGCTTGCCGTTGTGGGTGAAACGTGCTTCACTACATTCTCTTTTCGCCAGTTCTATGTTAATTCCTCTACCTTGCAAGTAGGCAAGCAGGGCAGGAGATGACAGCGGAACAATCTCCAACTGTTGGAAGCTCGGCTCAGAAGAGCTTTGCTTTCCAAAAGAGAAAGATACCGGGCGCACGTGCGGTGTCTGCTCTGCTATCCGTTTCAAGATGTAAGGTACATGGTCGGTAGCGTACAGATGTGCAGCCAGTGCAATGATGTTTCCGCCCTTTCCCAAACCGAAGTCATACCATTGTTCACGTTCGGTATTCACTTTGAACGATGCTTCACTCTCTTCCCGAAACGGAGATTTGTACCAAAGGTTGATACCTTGTTGTTTTACTGGTGAATAACCCAAGCTGTGCAGGTAGTCGGCTATTCGTATGCTTTTAGCTTCTTCTATTGTCATTTTCTTGCGGATTTGTTGGTGAATGAAAAATGATGATTTGATGAATTTGGAATTTAACACACTGTTAAACAGCGTTATATCGGCTCATCTTTTTCTCATCAGATTGCTTGCCAAAAGAGAAATGATGTTTTCTTTTTTCATCAGCAATCGTTGTTGATGAGTGTTTGATGAATACATATCTATCTGTAAGGCAATATATTACTTCCCTTATTCATCATTTCATCAAAATAATTAGATAGCGGTCAGTTGTTCTTTCGTTACCGTATAAAACCGACCAGTTTTCCTTTTCGGCTCATAGTGGCACTCACGATGGGGTGCGAACTCATAAGCGGTGTAGGATAGCGAATTGTGTGCAGAAGTAAGTTTCCATACTTCCTGCACAACTTTCCTCACTTGATACTTTTCAACCTTGACCTGTGAATAGAGTAGCAAGGTTACAAGGTCGTTCAGGCAGAATGATACGCTTTCCACGTTCATGTTCGACATGATGTCAAGCAACAACTCGGTCATTTCTATTTCCAGTCGGTTGCGGTTGCTTCGGATTATTTTCTGCAAGGCTGCGGTATGTGTCAGTCTTGGGTTGAACCACATACGGCTTTCCTGTGTTGTGGATAGTTCCCTTTGGGTCAGGAAATAAAGAAATGCGGGTATTTCCGCTTTTAGCTTTTGCAGAAAGTTGGTATCATCACTCTGCAACGGCATTATCTTCCGCACCCAGTAGCGTGTTTCTCCTGCGTCTATGAGTATAGGCAGATATTCGTTGTTGGAACATAGCACGAACTTGGCGAAGAAAGCAATCTCCGTTCGGTCTTTGCCTTTGGCTTCCACCTTGTAGGTGAAAGTGGTGCTCAGGTTTTTCAACCGTTCGCTGTCTTCCCTGCGGTTGAGCAAAACTTCGTCCACAACGATTAGTAGCTTTCCTGCCCAGTCGGAATTGAACTGGCTGCGGAAATCTTCGTTGGTGTTGAAAGTCACGTTGTTCTCAAACACGGCTTTCAGGAAGTTCAAGAACGTGCTTTTGCCTGTGTTGCGTTCTTCTGAAACAAGTAGGACAATAGGCAGCTTCTGTGTCGGCTGTAGATACAGCAGTTGCATATAGTCCATACCCAGCTCGTATTGTTCCCCGAAGATGTGCCGCATCAAGGATTGGATGTGGGAGAAGTCCCCCTGCTGCGGTTTATGCTCTATAGGCTCGTAAAGGTTCAGAAATCCCTCAATCTCCTTTTGGTAGTTCAAATGGTTGGGAACGGTGCAAAAGCCGTCATACTTGGGGACGGTGGCAAGATAATTCTTTCCATAGTCCTGCCGTAATGTGCTGTTGTTCCATACGACACGTTTCTTCTCATAACCGCCATTGGCGCATGGCTGATTGACCACCTTGTACAAAGTTGTTCCTACGCGCATATATTCTTCCTCCTTCATAGGCTTAGATTAAAGGATTGTGTTCACCTAAAATTCTCTGAATGTCGGATTGTCGGTATCTGACCTTGTTTCCAACCTTTACAGGCTTCAGATAGTTTTTCTTAGACCAGTGCCAGAGTGTGGTATCACAAACACCGCACATCTTTTTCACTTCCTCTTTGGTTAGATACTTCTCCTTTCTTGCTTCCGCAATGGCGGTAGAAAGTTCATGCTTCGCACGGCTGATTAACTGGTTGGAGAATAATAGCAAATCTTCTCCTGTTACTTCCAACTTGATGTTGCCGTTTCCGTTTTGGATAATTGCCAATATGTCTGTCATAGGCTTCTTGAAACTGCCGGTTGTAAGACTTCCCGTTTCGGCAGTATTATAAACGAAAAGCCACTACCCCGATTAGGATAGTGGCGCAAATATATAATGAAAATCAATCGTAAAACAATGATATTCAATTCGTTAAATTCGTAAAAACGAAAAGCGAATTAAACGAACTTCAATTGGATAGATAGGCTTTCAATTCCTCGATGGCTTCATGGTCTTCACCAATGTCTTTTACCAGTTTCTTGCTGTTTCCAAACGGAGAAGTGAGATTTCTGTATGCTTTCTGGATGCCTCTTTCGTGGACGATTTCTTGTTCCTTGAACTGCTCGTACAGTGCGTTTCTGAAAGTCTTGATGGGACACTTCCGCATGAATCGGTATTCCACCAGTGCGATAAACAGTCGTGCTATATCTGTTTCCGTAGCATGGGTTTTCAATCGTGTGCCAATTCTTTCAATCAGTATGTCATGCCTTTCTATCAGAAGTTCTGGCAACGTGCGTGTGTCGGCTTTGCGTCCTGCGGTCTTTGGCTGTTCTTCCTGCAGCATATCTGTTTCTTCCTCGTCCATGTCTTCATCTTCTTCTATTGCCCATTCCACGAGAGAGTTTTCCTCAATGGCTTTCTGTTGCTTCCTGAATACTTGCCAGTCCTCTTTGGTTCTCATGCCATTGGCGATGCTTTTTCTGATAATGAATTTGACCATGCCGGAAACAAGCCATTTGTATAAGGTGGGAATATCCTTTCTTTTGGTCAGTTCCTCACCCTGTTCCACCATGCACTCATAGCTTCGTCCGTAATAGAGCCATGCAAGCATGGCAGGAACAATACTTCTCTTGTTCGGGGTATGAAACTCATTCACTATCTTCTCGGCAAGGTCTGATTGTAAAAGAACATTTTCCAGTTCCTCGAAATCAGGGTTTCTATCATCGCCTATTCTCTTGCGTGCTGCTTCTTTATATTTCGGAACAAGCCTTACAGCCGTATTGAAAATATTGAAGAACCCTTTGAACTTCTTGTCGTTCATTTCTTCTACAAAATCGGCATATTCATTCGGATGGCTGTCGAGCCATTCCTTTATCAGTCTTTTGAAATTATCATATTCCTGTTGTCCCATACAAGTATCAGTCTAATAGTTTTACAAGGTCTTTCTTCATTTCTTCGTCAATATCCCTGTATCGTCTGAAAGCTTTGCTTCCCTCCTTGTGTCCCGACAGTGCGGAAACAAGGTTCGGGTCTTTCACTTTTTTATAGATATTGCCGATAAACGTACGTCTTGCCAGATGGCTGCTTGCCACTTCATAAATAGGTCGTTTGATTTCGTTGTGCGTCAACGGGTCTAAGATTGTTACGATGCGGTCAACTCCAGCTAATTTGAATATCTTTTTTATGGCATCATTGTACTTTTGCTCGGATATGAACGGCAACAGTTTTCCCTCATATTCTTTGTAGCGTTCAAGGATTTCTTTCGCTTTGTCGTTAAGTGGAACACGTACCGTAACCGGATTCCCCTCTTTGGTTTTCTTGGGAATATATTCTATGGCTTCATTGACCACATTTAGTTTGGTCATTCGGTACAGGTCGCTCACCCTGCATCCTATCAGTGTCTGAAATATGAATATATCCCTCTGTATTGCCAGTTGTGGGGTGGCAGAAAGGTCTGCATTAAAAATCCTGTCCCTTTCTTCGAGTGTTATATAATAAGGTGTACCATATGTACACTCCTCTATCGGAAACTTGTCGAAAGGTCTGTTTGTGGTGCGTTTGTTATCGAAGCACCACAGGAAGAATGTGCGTATTCTTGAAAAACAGTCTATCAGCGTGTTTTTGCTTCTGGGCTGTGGTGTCCTCTTTTCGGGAATGGCTTCATAAATGCTCGGGTAAAGTTCATAATACTGGTATTCGTTCTGAAAGAAATCCCACATATCCCGAAGCGTGTCAGGTGTTACCAAATCCACATCAAGGATAAAGCCCTTTTGTCCTCTCTTTGTAGCCCTTACATATAGTTCATAACGCAGTA
This genomic window contains:
- a CDS encoding site-specific integrase, whose protein sequence is MKVTFIIKKAAKRYDTESMATIYVRFRNGRQLDSVAPTQLAINPNLWDDKDECVKTKAVCNEEMRTHINEEIRQLKTYIEKVYQQEKEAIDKEWLKTTLDKFYHPEKYFLPEEVVIKPTIGELFDEFLNKHPLSEVRKKNFRVVKRALLRYELYVRATKRGQKGFILDVDLVTPDTLRDMWDFFQNEYQYYELYPSIYEAIPEKRTPQPRSKNTLIDCFSRIRTFFLWCFDNKRTTNRPFDKFPIEECTYGTPYYITLEERDRIFNADLSATPQLAIQRDIFIFQTLIGCRVSDLYRMTKLNVVNEAIEYIPKKTKEGNPVTVRVPLNDKAKEILERYKEYEGKLLPFISEQKYNDAIKKIFKLAGVDRIVTILDPLTHNEIKRPIYEVASSHLARRTFIGNIYKKVKDPNLVSALSGHKEGSKAFRRYRDIDEEMKKDLVKLLD